The Pueribacillus theae DNA window GGTGGACTAGGATTATCGACACTTGCAGGATTATGCATGGCTACCATAAAGTTCTTATCCATTTTCATTCTCCCAGTGTCCAAAACGTACAGCTTTGTTTTACTCATTTCATTCCCTCCATTTTATATAAAAGAATTTTAATCCACAGTTGGTTTGAGTTTGACAACGAAGATATCAAGACACTCCGAAGCTTCCGAGCGACTGAAAGTAGATACAATGATGACCGCTCCCCAGCTTTCTACGTTCAGCTATTCTAACTCAAAAGACTGCTCCTTAAAATTCTTCGATTCCTTTTTCATTCACCACAATCGTTGCCCTTGTCACTTCTCTTGCCGCCGATTTATCTAAAGCTGTTTTTATTTCATCCAACGTAAATTCAGCATCAAGCATTTTATCGAAAGGGTATTTCTCATTATTTTTAGACAGAAATTGTAGTGACTTATAAAGATACCAAGGGTCATAGCGTACCAAAGGAATAATTTGGATGGATTTTCTCGTTAGAAGCCCTGGATCGAATTCAACGAATTTGCCAGGTGTTACATTTCCGATGCTCACATATTTTCCACCTGGACGAATAAAATGAATCCCTTCAGCAAATGCCGCTGGATTTCCTGACAATTCCATTCCAACATGCGCACCTTTTCCTCCTGTTAAGTCAAGGACGGCATTCGTTCGGGCATCCATCGTTTCAAAATCATTAAAATTTAGTACATAATCCGCACCAAACTGCTTCGCTTGTTCTAGCCTGCTTTCCACACCATCAATTACAATGACAGTTGCACCTTTTTCTTTCGCAACCGCAGTTGCGTTTAGACCTAAGCCACCTGCTCCCTGAATGATAATGGATTGATTGTTCGTTAATTGAGCTTTTTCAATCCCAAAATAAACTTGTGACAGCGCACAATTAGCACTTGCTGCGGAAACATCGGAAACATTATCTGGCACTTTATAAAAATACTGATTTGGATGGATATAATAATGGGTTGCAAATGTACCAT harbors:
- a CDS encoding zinc-binding dehydrogenase; protein product: MVLKKIGRVAVMMEPEKLRYQEYEVPEPENGAVVLRVLRTNICGSELHIWKGLHPTKKRGVLGHEMIGELYAAGKGVETDYAGNPIKKGDRIVAAYYLTCRKCTPCKEGKFHLCEHAYDFWNQEPEKSPHFHGTFATHYYIHPNQYFYKVPDNVSDVSAASANCALSQVYFGIEKAQLTNNQSIIIQGAGGLGLNATAVAKEKGATVIVIDGVESRLEQAKQFGADYVLNFNDFETMDARTNAVLDLTGGKGAHVGMELSGNPAAFAEGIHFIRPGGKYVSIGNVTPGKFVEFDPGLLTRKSIQIIPLVRYDPWYLYKSLQFLSKNNEKYPFDKMLDAEFTLDEIKTALDKSAAREVTRATIVVNEKGIEEF